Part of the Pyxidicoccus trucidator genome is shown below.
CCCGGACGATATTGGCAGGGATGTCGTCGGCTTCCACAAGCTGGTCATCGACCCGAAGGCCGCTCGCGGAGCATTGATGTTCCGGCTGCTGGAGTCTGCCTCGACCATCATCGTGCACGAGCAGGTGAAGCGGGAACTGGACAAGGAACAGTGGCAGTTCGTCTCCGTGCACCCCACTGACGAGAACCCGGATCCGCTCGACCTGGAGAACTGGGCAGCTGACTTTCGGGAAGTGCTTCAGCTTCAGGCAAAGGCGAAGGCGAAGGCGAAGACACCTTCGAAGCCGAGAAGCACTGCCCGGCAGAACCAGGCGACCGCAAAGACGAAGCGGCCTACCCGGAAGCCCGCGACCACGACTCATGCAACGAAGCCTGCGTCCAAGACGAAGCGCGCCACTCCCAAGCCGAAGGCTCCATCACGGACGAAAGTCGGTGCCCGGAAGAAGCCTTCACCTGCGGCACGTCGTCCGCGTGGCAAGCGCTGACTCTTGATGTCAGGAGAGGCCCCAGGCCCGGCAGACGGGCATCATGAGCATCTCCGCCTGCGGCCCTCCAGCCGCGCGTGGAGCAGGAGCAGCCTCATACGTGCGCGTCTCGCGAGGTGAATTGCGATGGCTCACAAGCAATCCTTGACGCCCTCTCCCATGTACTACCGACTGCGCCCCACTCCAGTCCTCGAAGGCGTCTACGACGTCCGGAGACCGCACCTGGATGCCGAGTGGCTCTCGGGAAGGCCCTTCTCCGTCGCGCTGCCCAATCCTCTCGAGATTGAGCTGGATGACCGATTTGGCACGCGCATGGCCGACATCTTCATTGACGGTATCTTGGTGATGAGCGATCGGCTGGTGGCGGCGATCCAGCGTGCGGGTGTCACCAACCTGCAGACCTTCCCGGCCGTCCTCAACGATGCCCAGCGCGGACTGCGCCTGCCCGGCTTCCAGGCTGTGCAGATTCTCGGCACCCTCAAGGCCGCGGACCCGAAGAAGTCCATTGCCTATGACCCGGATGATATCGGCCGCGACATCGTCGGTTTCGACAAGCTCGTCATCGACCCGAAGGCGGCTCGTGGCGCTCTGATGTTCCGGCTGCTGGAGTCCGCCTCCACCATCATCGTGCACGAGCGGGTAAAGCGGGAGCTGGACAAGGAGCAGTGGCAGTTCGTCTCTGTCCACCCCACCGACGAGAACCCGGATCCGCTCGACCTGGAGGACTGGGCTGCCGACTACAGGGCCTTGGTGGAATGGGAGAAGCGCAAAGCTCAGGAGAAAAGGGCCGCGAAGAAGAAAGGCACTGCCCTAAAGAGCCAGGCGACCGCGAA
Proteins encoded:
- a CDS encoding imm11 family protein, which gives rise to MASKNSLTSSPMYYRLRPTPVLEGVYDIRRSELAARWLSGRPISDALPNPIELELDDRFGTRMADIFIRGILVMSDRLVAALHRAGVTNLQTFPAVLTDSQRGLRLPGFQAVQILGRIKAADPNESIAHDPDDIGRDVVGFHKLVIDPKAARGALMFRLLESASTIIVHEQVKRELDKEQWQFVSVHPTDENPDPLDLENWAADFREVLQLQAKAKAKAKTPSKPRSTARQNQATAKTKRPTRKPATTTHATKPASKTKRATPKPKAPSRTKVGARKKPSPAARRPRGKR
- a CDS encoding imm11 family protein codes for the protein MYYRLRPTPVLEGVYDVRRPHLDAEWLSGRPFSVALPNPLEIELDDRFGTRMADIFIDGILVMSDRLVAAIQRAGVTNLQTFPAVLNDAQRGLRLPGFQAVQILGTLKAADPKKSIAYDPDDIGRDIVGFDKLVIDPKAARGALMFRLLESASTIIVHERVKRELDKEQWQFVSVHPTDENPDPLDLEDWAADYRALVEWEKRKAQEKRAAKKKGTALKSQATAKKKRPARKPASKTRATKPASKTNRATPKTKAPSRTKVGARKKPSPATRRPRGKR